Genomic segment of Leopardus geoffroyi isolate Oge1 chromosome B2, O.geoffroyi_Oge1_pat1.0, whole genome shotgun sequence:
ggagacacagaatccaaagcaggctccaggctccgagcttgcagcacagagcctgacgctgggctcaaacttgtgaaccaggagatcatgacccgagccaaagtcagatgtttaatcaactgagtcacccagacacccctactaTTGTCTCTTCTTTACCTTTTAATTCTCTACTTTTCTTAAGTAGAGTCAGACTGTGTTACACTGCAGTAAGGCAGTGTTAAATACAGTGGTGTCATTATATTATGATTCTACATGATAAAATGCTATTTATGATTGTAAACATCATACTATTAACTATTAACTCCAGTTAAATATGTAAGCTAGttaaaatacatctttatttttttgagtgtgAACAGGCTACCATGTTATATGAGCCTCAATTTATGAAGACAACATAGTCAGAAGCAGAGCAGTATTGGAATTAAATAAGACAACTATAGCAATCTATTTAGTGACAACATAATTATTCTTTGAGTAGCATTGTGGCCTACAAGAATCTACAGAGAGTAAAAATTTCTAAACAAGTCCAGATGCCCTGTACCATCCAATAATCCTTGTTTTTCATAGTTTCATCTTTCATCTGTCCATGAGGCTAGGAAACCCAGTGGTTCTGGGCCAGACAACTCCAGGGAGGGGGCGCTGTCCTTGTTGGCACTGGCATGGGGGAAGCCTGCCATGACCCTAGTGTTGTGGAAAGTGCTGGTCTTTCACCTCCTCTTCCCATAGCCTAGGACCCAGCAAAAACAGATGACTTGTCCCACAAACCTTACACTGTGCAGCCCCAGACTTTCCTGCCGCTCTCATGCCCCTGCTCAGGCTGACCCCTTCGTCCACAGCAGCACTATCTAACAGGACTTTCTGTGGTTGCGGAAACATTCTCTAGGTCTGCACTGTCCACAGGCGGCAATTGAGAAGAGCACTTGGAAAATGTGCCTAGTGCAGTGGCAAGAACCGtacttttaatttaacttaaatttaaatagctacatggctagtggctaccatattggacggCACAGATCCAGTACGTACTTTTCTACATGTGCAATGTGCGTCTAGCATGTTCATCTCCAAATCTCCAACCTTCAAGGGGCAGCTCAGGGGTGTTTTGTCCATGAGATCCAGTGTTCCCAGGAGAAatcattctctccttcctctgcacTCCCATTACACTTTGAACCACTACTGTAGCACTTAACACTTTTTAACTTGTAGATATTTGTGTACACCGTCCTCTGTGTATGTATACCCTCTCTGACAGCTGCAACTGACGCTTGTTCTTAATTTGAACATCCCAGTGCAAGGcatgtttaaaatgtttgttgCATGAATCTATAATAGCAACCCAGCGATCAGCATTAACAATAAGTAATTTACAAAGATTGCTGTGCAGTAAAGGATTAGCCTTGACAAAAGAAAGGGTTTGGGTCGGCCTCAGCTCCTTGGAGGTAATTTCTAAGCCCTTGGGATATACTGCCTAATACGAGAGTCTTTACCTTGGAGCCTTGGGTCAAGCCAGATAGTCTATACTAACAGTGTGATTTATGATGGAGGCCTAAGGATAAGAGTTGTCAGCTCAACCTCTGAAAGGGCTCGAGACTAAGGTCAGCCAGGTGGGCAGTTAGCTGTATCTACATTGGCCAGCCCCTAATAAAAACTCTGCACACCTTGATGGACTTGGGTACATTTTCTTGGTTGGCAATACTTGGTACATATTGTCAAACAtcattgctgagagaaataaaCACTAACTGCATGATTTCACTGACAGAGAACAGTTAAAAATTGTGCCTGgtctctcctgctccctgcccTAAATGCTGCTTTCCTTcactgattttaatctgtatccttttGCCACATCCAAGCATAACTGTGAGTATAATGGTTCCCCTGAGTTCTGAAAGTCCTTCCAGTGAATTATTAAACCTGAGAGTGGTCTTGGGAACCTCCCAAACTCGCAGTTGCCCAAGGTAATCTATGCCATATTATTGCCTGGAGGCTGTCCTGTTGAGAGTTTAATTCCTCAAGTCCCAGTCCTGATCACACAGCCTCTGGACTGGTAGGGTTGGTGGCCAGAGATGGTGAGTCTGGGTCTCAACAGGGACAGTGGAGTGGCGAAGCAAAGGGGTGTCTGGGACCAGGATCACACAAGGAATGGGTATGGGAACAGAGGAAATGGGTGGGTAACTGATGAAAGGAAGGACCAGAGAAGCGGAGATGCATAGGGCAACCGTATGGCGGTTGTGGTGCGGGAGAAGTGAGCAGATCAGGGATGTACGGGCCCTTGACTTGAAACTTCAGGAGGCTCTGGTACCTACCTGTGCTCTAATCTTCAGGAACTAAAAAGCTCTGCTCCTGGAAGTCAGGAGCtgcaaagcagactccacagGCCAGAGCTCACTTGATTTAAGGCAGGGTTATACTCTCTTCCTGTACCATTTGTATACTTGTGACCAAAGGACTAGATGCTCAGACCCTGAGCAGGAAGGTAGAAGGGGCAGCATGTAGGGGACAGAGCAGAACAACTTCTTTTATTAAACAAGAAATCTGAGCTGGGCATTCCCTCCCTACTCCCCAGATCAGCCCTCTGATTCCAAGTGCTGTGATTTAAAGAAAAGGCCCCCTTCTCAAAATCATAtcctttatatttccataaatacTGCTAATTAGAGGTTCACTTGAGTTAACTAGAAAACACCTAAAATAGGATTAAGAGGAATGGTCATTCACAATTTACTATAGATTCAATAAATCAGATTGCTTTCCTAATTTGAGCTTAGCCACATTAGAGGAAAGTCAATTCCTTGTGGAAAGGAGAAATCATTCCAGGGTGCAGGGGCAGTGCTGCCCAcccttggggtgggggcaggggtggacaCAGGAATTATTGAGGTCATCTGTCTGCTGGGGGAGAAGCCCAGTAAGGGAGGTAGGATGGCATGTGGAACACATTTCCACAGCAGACTCATGGCTCCTTCCTCTCCAAGACCAAGTTCTGTTATCACCCATTCTCAAATCCCTGGCCTTCTCCCCAATACTATACTTGTCCTGAATGGACATTCCAAGAAAGAAGTATTAAGCTGGCCTTAGGAGGGCCTCACAGGAGACAGAAAGTGCTTTTCTAGACAGACATAGAAGTAAAAGCACCAGCAAACAGAACAGATCCATGGGGTaagtgggggctgggagagaaagATGGGCAGAAGTACCCTCTGCCATATGTAGAATGAGTGCAAGCTTAGAGAAGTTCTCTGAGAAAAGAGACTTCTATTGGTTCGTTTTCAGACGAAGGTGGGTGCTCAATATTTAACGAATGATTGAATGGATTGCAAAATCCTGTGAGTTGCCAGACTCACACAGGTCAAATCATTTCCAATCAGGgatctgagcttttttttttttttccttcctaggtAGGCACTTAATCTAGTTGTACggatttacatattttttaattcctattttgaATCCTATTTCCTGTCTCTTATCCATAAAGCCCCTAAGCTTGCCCTTTATTCTTCCTTGTCCCTTCACTACTGAATCCTGGGCTTCCTTAGGGTATCAGAATATCTAGGAGGCATTTGAGTCatttttatgggggggggggttcttgtGCTCTTGTTTACACACAAGAACAGAAGACAGTCCCAATGAGGCATGAAATAGGGCACAGAACACACCATTAATGAGGAGCAAACCCATGAGGTCAGGGAAAAGGGAGCTGGAGGGCTCCTGGGCTCCTCTGAGAGGGGGTACTGACATCGTGGTCCAGTGTCTGGTGGTCCAGGGGCAGCTGCTCCGTCTGGTGAGGGAAGAGTGGTCAGCAGGTCCATGTGCAGACAGCTGGCCAGGCCCCATAGATGTCTATGTCCTTTCCCAAGCATAGTCTCAGGGCTTCTAGGAAAACACTGACCAATAAATTAAGTTGAAAAATATGTAGGAGGCAGGAAATATCAACCTGGAGTACTTGTCAATGGCATGGGTGTTCTGGAAGATGCGAAGACCCATCTGGCCCTTCAGAAGCCCCTTCTTCCTAGAGGAGTTGGATTCATTGCTCACAGCCAGATGGACCACTATTTTgtcttgtctttcttcttctgtcagAATATGGCTTCGTGGGTACCCAGCCAGGCTGTTGGCCTCAGACTCAGTGTAGCTTCCATCCAGCATCATGGTTCTTGAGTGAAGCATTCCACACGTGCAGGGGAACTGCAGGCAGCAAACACAAGAGAGGTGGCAGGCATGTTTAGACCCTGTGGAAGTGCAGAGGAGGTGGCCTGGGCCGAGAGCAAAGCCCTCTGGCTACTCAGAACCACAGAAAGGCAGAACTGGAAGGATCTCCAGAGTTCACTCAGTCCAATGACTCTCTGccctggctgcatattagaatcatccAGGAGCTCTTTAAAATGGCCACACCCAGGCTCCACTCTAAACGAATTAAttcaaagctccccaggtgattctactgTGCAGCCAGGGTCCAGAATCACTGATTGAGTTCACATGCTCTCAACTGCAGGGAGGCTAAGACCCAGAGAGGCTATATAGTTCTCCTGAAATTACATAGCTAGCGTCAGAGTCAAAACTTTAAACCTGCGCATTCTCATTCCAGTTGTGGGTCTCCACCTCTTTGTGCATGAATCAAAAGATGACTAGGTAGGAGAGTATCCTTATTCTAAAGCATAAAAGGTCATGGTGCCTTcgatgcatttttattattttattttattttttaagtaggttccatgcccaatgtggggcttgacttcACAACCTTCAGatggagagtcacatgctctaccaactcagCCCATTAGACGCCCCTGTAATGCcttttttaaggaaggaaatggtttcacttctttccaaaatttgagTCAGCAAAGAGTGGGCTTCTAGCTGGCACCATTCAACAATTCATGAGCCCATATTTGTCAGGTGAaggcttgttatttttttcaacagcTCTATATGGGAAAGTTCATTTGATTAtaaatcaaaaatgtttaaatataatccAAAATCATTTGACAATGACCGATGCGCAGATTATTGAAAATCTGAGTGAATACCACTCAAATGCTAAAGTAGAAAAGGtttgaatagaattttaaaaataaattcttaaacgATTTAGCCCATTTGGAGGCAGTGTAGAAATATTTAACACGTATGATGTGGGCATTGAAAGACTATTTTTGAAAAGGTAACACAtccttttttcctaaaatttaaaagtccTTTATGTTAAGGAGCTATTAGCCACCTAGATGTGCATAAATGTGGGATTTTCATATCCCCTGATCTTTATACCTTTTAGGTATAAATCCATTTTGATTGGTGCGATGATGAGCAATGATTTGGTTAACAagttgacattttatttcttactgcGATTAATGAGAGTCTGAATACGAAAGGAATTGACTTTCCCTCCCTGTGCCAAAGGCCTATGCACGTTGCCTGAATTCCTCATTTCCACTGTATCTCATGCTATGGGTTAATATACTGCAGTGCAGTGTATATAGCATAGTATTTCCAATGAGTCTAAAGGCTAAAGTTGTATGTGGCTGAATTTTCACTGGGTCAGAGTGCAGATAAACACAGGAATGTTCAACTCTAGAACTCTCCTTGTCTGGTCATAGGACATGGAGGCACCTTCCCTAAACATGTTCAATAGTAACAGTGACACTTTAGATACTATACTATCTAGATGCTTTAGATACTATACTATACTAGATACTCTAGAACCCCacagcttcaaaataatttttatatacattactTCATGAGATCTTTACAATAACCCTGGGAGGAAGGCGAGGTGAGGGTTCAGCTAtaccatttttacagatgaggaaacggaagcCCAGTATAAGTAGCAGAATTGGACCTAAGGATCCAAGTCTTCCTGTTCCTAGTCTTGATCCAAAGACTTTCTGCTTTCTGGGATCCTTTGTGGTAGAAGCTAGAACCTACTCTAAAATAGATCTCCCTCCTTTTGCATAAACATCGCCCTTTTCTACACACAACCCTCCTTCCTGCCATTCTCATCCAACCAGTAGCTTGAGCTAGGACAGGAAATGAATGAAACTTGTCTCGCCTTTTCCCGGAGCTTCCGCTCCTTCCGCTCCTGCACCGTGGTCAGGTAGTTGACAGCTGCATACTCCAGCACCGAGAGGAACACGAACACAAAGCTGACCCAGAGGTAGATGTCCACCGCCTTGATGTAGGACACGCGGGGCATGGAGGCGTTCACGCCCGTGATGATGGTGGACATGGTCAGCACGGTGGTGATACCTGCAACATCCAGCTCTAGTTCAGCCGCCGACAAGGGTACAGAACTGCTCCCACAGTCCACTGAGTCACCGTGTTATATTCTCCATCTCTTAAATCTAACGAGAAACCCCCGGGGCATGGAAACATCCATGCTGAGGATCTGCCCCACAGGCAGCAGGCAGCCCCCCTCTTGGCCAGCTCACTGCTGGTCCTGTTTCATTCTACGTCCCTTGGGGGACTGGGTCTCTGCGATATGGCTGACCACATCAGCAGGGCTTCACGGAGGACCCGTCCAGATGTGGAATTTGAAACAGTGAGTAAAGGACACCACTAAAGGAAATTTCCCACACCACAAGGAAtggcctcattctctctctgggCCATGTTAAGTCTCTGAAGACTGTGGAAATTCCCGGAAGCCTGCATGCTAGTTTCTTCCTCCCTGTGCCTTGCAGGTTAAACCCTCACATTTCTGGGAGCCCAGCCTGATTTTGTCCAGATTGACAACGATGAGCTGTGATGGTTCACTCTGGAATTTAGGGGTCTGCAAGGACTAAAACCACAACTCCAGGGCATAcagccctttccctccctccaagTCACCTGATACAGGCCCTGCTTTCAAACTCTCACTCTATGCAAACAAGGCCAACAAACAAAATTCTTGTATTTACAAAATAAGTTTTTGGCATTTGCAGAATTGTCTTATTCATCGACGTAGTGAGCTCTAAGACTGCTGGTAGTGGACATCTATTCCCCAGACAagtcttttccttctgaaatgaCTCAAGCAAAGCTGATGCAGTTGTAGCTCCCTGTGGTTTTCATAAAATAGTCTAGGAAGCTGAGGGCAGTGTGGGAACAGTGAGGGCAAGAAGCAGGAGGAAAGTCTGCTCCTTTTGGCTCTGGCAGCCAATCAGTTAAGAACTCTGaataatgattttactttttctttcttttaaaaaaaattttttttttactgtttatctttatttttgagacacagagagagagacagcatgggtggcggagaggcagagagagagggagacacagaatcggaagcagctccaggctctgagctgtcagagcctgacgcagggctcgaactcgtcaccTGCGAGATattgaccggagctgaagtcggatgctcaaccgactgaaccacccaggcgcccctactttttctttttatagtgatCAGTTATGAAAAAATAACCACCCTATCACACCTTATCACATGCTTTTACCCAGTGAAACTCTGGCGGGCACAGCTCTGCGGTCGATCCAAAAGGACACCCAGGACAGCATGACCATCAGGGTGGCAGGAAAGTAAGTTTGGAGCAAGAAGAAGAAGATGTGGCGTCGCAAAGTGAAGTTAATGTACAGACGGTTGTACCAGCCTGGGGGACACAGGAGGAAGCGAGTGAGGTTCAGTGAGAGAGGCAAAAACAAACTCCTTCCCTGGGTTCCCCCATATTGCTCTCATCTCCAGCAGAAAGTTCAAAGTGAATGATCATTGACTTAATAGAATATATCTCCTTTCTAAAATCGAAGCCCTCTCTcctataaacacatttatttattcaatgttaCCTAATTTCTCTCCACAGCACTTTGGGAAAAGGTAGAAAGAGAGATCTATGTTTAGCTGCTTGTTTGGTATTTGTTATTTGCAAACCAGGACCATATTTCCTGAGGACTCACAGCTCAGAAACCTAAGACAGGGGGACtggttctattttattgattCCAATACCAGTGAGGCAGGAGCCCGCAGAGCTGGGATCTTATCACTATTCCCTTTGTTGTAGATTATCAGCTGAGCCAACCTCCACATACATCACAGGATGAGTGGTTGTAAACAAGGACTAAAATGGTAAGGCTTCAAATGATCCACAAAGTCGATACCCAATCACTGGGACCACAGATGGTGGCGAGGACAGTATAAATGTATAAAGTGGACTGAAACTGTGTGCACACACCTACCCCACTCCCATCTCAGCCCAGCCTGGGATGCTGACTTAGTAGCTTGCAAGAGGGCCCAGAAATCTGTTTGTCAAGCACACAGCCCTGATGGTTTGGTTGCAGGAGGACCTCAGGCTGCACCCAGAAAAATACTGCTGAGGAAGGGGACAAAGCCCAACTGGCTGGCATGGAAAGTTAGTACTGAGTCAGGGAAAGGAAGGGGTGGATCAATAGGGAAAGGCTGGAACAATAGGATGAGTCCATTAGAAGCTTGGCACATGGTTTACTGTGTAAGTTCCCGGGTTATTTCAATGAGGTAGGTGCTTTCAGTGGAGTGGATAAATAGAAAGTAATCTTCAACTATGACAGAAACTCCCAATCCTTTATTCATACCACAGCGCTTACCCAGTCATGTCAGATTTTCCACACTTAAATTGGCACCCATGAAGCAAATCACATTGTTCCTTAGGTTTGCACAGGGTTTTTCTGGAAAGGCTGAGAGTTGCCCTCATTCTGCTAAGGACTATTCCACTATCCTTTCCTTGGAAGAAAATCAGGGAGAGTTGCCTTGGAAACACTAGGAAGAAACCAGGATCCTTAAAAATGTATActctgggggtgcttgggtggctcagtcctttgggCTCCCAACTCtagatctcagttcaggtcatgatcccagcgttctaggatcaagccccatgttgggctccatgctgagcgtggagtctgcttaagattctctctctctctctgtctttctctctctctctctctccccctctttcctctctcccccactcatgctctctctgtctttctaaaataaagaaataaaagggagtgtgggtggttcagtctgttgagtgtctgactcttgatttgggctcaggtcatgatctcatcgtttgtgggatggaaccctgcatcaggctctatgctgacagcacagatcctgcttgggattctctgtctccgtctctctctgcctctcccctacttgtgtatGCATGCACGCACTCTGTCcctcaataaaaacagaaaaatattttttaaaaataattttaaaaaatatttttaaaaaactttaaaaaaaaaagttatgtaagACATTCTTAAAATTGGTTTTAGAAAGAGAGTTGGTTTGAACTTACCAAGaagatatgagaaaagaaaattctgtggACATACGTATcgacagaaaagggaagaaagggatgAGGACAAGCACTGTGGGCATAAAGTGAAGAAAGCTTGAGCTGTCTAAACACTAACACAACCTTGACTGAGGCTCGAACTTTCTCCACGTTTGATGTTGGGGACAGAGGGGTGCGTGGGGGGCAGATGAACAGGGAGATGGTGGCCATGTGGGGGCAGAAAGTAGAACAAAAGCTTTCCACAGAAGAGCCTGGGCTTCCCAATACACAAAGAGTAATTAAGTGAGAAGTCCTCTAGGGTCCTGTAGCTACCACAGGGCTATCGTGGGTTGAATTGGGATATGTccaagtcctaactcccagtatcTGTGAATGTGAGcttatttagaaatagagtcTTTGTACATGGAATCAAGATGAGACgaggtcatattggattagggtggGCCATAATCCAACAACTGGTGTCCTTAGAGAAGAGGGAAGTgtggacagagagacacagaaacagcagcatgtgaagacacagagagggacacagggagaatgccatatGACAACAGAAGCCGACATCAGAGCAATGCAGCACCCACCAGAAACTAGTAAGAGACAAGGAAAGGTTCCTCCCTAGAGCCTAAGGGAGGCGCATGGCCtgcagacttctggcctccagaactgtggcaAATACCTTCCAGTTGTTTCAGGCACCCAGACCATGGTACTTTATTATGACAGCCCTCTGAAAACTACTACAAGAGCTCACAGTGAGATTAGAAAGGGACTGACAAGTGCATCCTCTCAAAACTTCAGACAGCCCAGGATCCAGGATGCATTACaccaagcattaaaaataaatctatagattgaaatataagtaataaatacatttccTCGGAAAGCTATCATCTATATCATTAAGTCAAATAAACTAGATTACCGAACAGCATGTAAAATATGACCCCACAACTGTGCAATTACATAATTAAAGCAAGAGGTTTGCAAGGGTGTGTTCCACTTCGTTAAGAGTGGTTGCCTCTGGCCATGAGAGACATGACagcaactttttaaaactctgctTTTAAGTGCTgctaatgtttggtagaactatGCGTTATTTAATAAtgcaaattcattttcattagaAAGGGAAAAGTTTAAGGTTGGAGAATTCTCAGgtattttcttccacatttgaATTAGACCATGGCAAACATTAGCTACCAGTGCTGCTGTAGAAGGCCAGTCTGGAAGTGGTGTGAAatttctgaatcagaaactgAGACAGGGAGATCTTCTCATCTGTTTTCAGGGATTCATCCCCATTCTTCCAATACAGCATCAGATCTTCATCTGTATATGCATCTTTGGGGAGAGGAAAATAAGTTAATTTGACTCCTTTGATTCTGACGCAGGCTGAAACAACAGGGAAATCCTACACCAGCTTCGGTGAAAACAGGTCTTAACACTGGCAGGCAGTACGTGGTCTCACGTTACTAAAACGGCACAAGGATTGGACAGGGAAAAAGGCAAAGATCTGTCATTAAGAATACGGATACTTACAGCTTTCCAGCTCCAAAGAACAGGTCTGGGAGTCCAGGGGAAAGTGGCTGAAGTCCATGTTGCACATGGCAGTGACTGTAATCCTAGGCAACCCAAAAGAGCATATTGGCTCATGCAGTGAGTTATTGGCATGACCAAGAGCAACTGCCTCCTCACGTCTACTTCAGCAGTTTGGAAATCCCAGTATCTAAGTTGCAGGACCCTAACTTTTAGAGTTCTGTCCTTCCATAAGACATGGCCCAGGTCCTGGCTACTGAGGGTGTTGGCCGTCAGTGGCCCACATCTGCACCCTTCTCTGGGCATTGCCCTCAGCCAGCGGGCTGCCTCCCTCAAGGATACCTGGGTGGTtatgccctccccccaccctccaccacccCAAGGCTATTAGCATTGAATTCTGGTGAAGCATACAAGCAGGCCAAGAAGATGTGGAATAAGCCTGTGTAACACTCATTAGTCCACAAGTCAATCTGCAATAGCACTCAATAAACAGTAGCtattgttacctttttttttgtaatgtttatttatttttgagagagagagagagagagagagtgagcaggagcggggagaggcagagagagagagggagacacaaaatcagaagcaggctccaggctctcagctgtcagcacagagcccgacgcggggctggaactcatggactgtgagatcatgacctgaccctaagTCTGACGcataactgattgagccacccaggcacccctattgttaccttttttaatctttattaccAACAAACTAGAATCATAGGCTCTCAGGGA
This window contains:
- the GABRR2 gene encoding gamma-aminobutyric acid receptor subunit rho-2 isoform X1, yielding MVQPRGVCPAAGYWRAASGIIDSHRMPYFTRLILFLFCLAALVESRKPKRRRWTGQLEMPKPSHLYKKNLDVTKIHKGKPQPLLRVEDHDFSMRPAFGGPAIPVGVDVQVESLDSISEVDMDFTMTLYLRHYWKDERLAFPSTNNKSMTFDGRLVKKIWVPDVFFVHSKRSFTHDTTTDNIMLRVFPDGHVLYSMRITVTAMCNMDFSHFPLDSQTCSLELESYAYTDEDLMLYWKNGDESLKTDEKISLSQFLIQKFHTTSRLAFYSSTGWYNRLYINFTLRRHIFFFLLQTYFPATLMVMLSWVSFWIDRRAVPARVSLGITTVLTMSTIITGVNASMPRVSYIKAVDIYLWVSFVFVFLSVLEYAAVNYLTTVQERKERKLREKFPCTCGMLHSRTMMLDGSYTESEANSLAGYPRSHILTEEERQDKIVVHLAVSNESNSSRKKGLLKGQMGLRIFQNTHAIDKYSRLIFPASYIFFNLIYWSVFS
- the GABRR2 gene encoding gamma-aminobutyric acid receptor subunit rho-2 isoform X2, whose translation is MPKVTLLVADGTKIQLLATTALLSRWVWTCRWRAWIASRKWTWYSGPLVGQPLDFTMTLYLRHYWKDERLAFPSTNNKSMTFDGRLVKKIWVPDVFFVHSKRSFTHDTTTDNIMLRVFPDGHVLYSMRITVTAMCNMDFSHFPLDSQTCSLELESYAYTDEDLMLYWKNGDESLKTDEKISLSQFLIQKFHTTSRLAFYSSTGWYNRLYINFTLRRHIFFFLLQTYFPATLMVMLSWVSFWIDRRAVPARVSLGITTVLTMSTIITGVNASMPRVSYIKAVDIYLWVSFVFVFLSVLEYAAVNYLTTVQERKERKLREKFPCTCGMLHSRTMMLDGSYTESEANSLAGYPRSHILTEEERQDKIVVHLAVSNESNSSRKKGLLKGQMGLRIFQNTHAIDKYSRLIFPASYIFFNLIYWSVFS
- the GABRR2 gene encoding gamma-aminobutyric acid receptor subunit rho-2 isoform X3, yielding MDFTMTLYLRHYWKDERLAFPSTNNKSMTFDGRLVKKIWVPDVFFVHSKRSFTHDTTTDNIMLRVFPDGHVLYSMRITVTAMCNMDFSHFPLDSQTCSLELESYAYTDEDLMLYWKNGDESLKTDEKISLSQFLIQKFHTTSRLAFYSSTGWYNRLYINFTLRRHIFFFLLQTYFPATLMVMLSWVSFWIDRRAVPARVSLGITTVLTMSTIITGVNASMPRVSYIKAVDIYLWVSFVFVFLSVLEYAAVNYLTTVQERKERKLREKFPCTCGMLHSRTMMLDGSYTESEANSLAGYPRSHILTEEERQDKIVVHLAVSNESNSSRKKGLLKGQMGLRIFQNTHAIDKYSRLIFPASYIFFNLIYWSVFS